Part of the Faecalibacterium duncaniae genome, CGGAGGTGCTGCCGCAGCCAGCCAGCAGGCTCAGGCTGAGCGCAGCCGCCAGCAGGGCAGAAAAAATACGCTTGGTCATCATGCTTTGGCGGTCTCCTTTGCGGCGGTAAAGGCGGTGTGCTCTTCCTGCAGATGTGCCAGCAGGTCACCGAACACCCAGCTCTTGCTGGTGGGGGTCACAACGGCCTTGAGGGGGATGTTCACCTGTGCCTGCTTCATCAGGTCGAGCAGGGTGTCCACATCCTTATCCTTGAAGTTGGCCAGCACCAGCGCCGGGGGATAAGCACCCGGCTCCAGCACCAGGGTGCGGGTGGTCTTGACCTCCACCTCGCCCAGCAGCTGGGCCACGGTCCTGCCTGCATCGGCAGGGGAGACCAGCTGCAGCTTCATCCCGAAAGCGGGGGCCATCCCCTCCAGGATGCCCCGGTCGGCGGCAGAAAGGTTCCAGCCCAGTGCCAGCGGGATGCCGGCATTCTGGTTGCGTGCAATGTGAGCTTTCATAGAAATACCTCGTTTCAAGGGTGAATTCAAAATACACCATAGTATACCATATTTGATGACAAAAGAAAACAACCCCCTCAGTCACGCTGCCGCGTGCCGAGAGGGTCGTTCCATTCTCAGTTCATCTTCTTGCCAAAGAACTCGACTTCTTTGGTGATAAAGCCCATCAGTTCATCGAACTGGTCGGGGGTCAGGCTCTGGGCACCATCGCACTTGGCCTTGGCGGGGTTGTTGTGCACTTCGATCATCAGACCGTCGGCACCGGCGGCCACAGCGGCCTTGGCCAGCTGGGGCACCATCCAGGCGTGGCCGCAGGCGTGGCTGGGGTCCACCACAACGGGCAGGTGGGTCATTTTGTGGAGCATGACCACACCGGCCAGGTCCAGGGTGTTGCGCATACTGGTCTCAAAGGTGCGGATGCCGCGCTCGCAGAGGATAACGTTTTCGTTGCCCTCGGCCATGATGTACTCGGCGCTCATCACAAATTCTTCCAGCGTGTTGGCCAGGCCGCGTTTGAGCAGCACGGGTTTTTTCTGGCGGCCCACGGCCTTGAGCAGCTCAAAGTTCTGCATATTGCGGGCACCCACCTGGATGAGGTCTACATTCTCGAACAGGGGCAGGTGCTCGGTGTTCATGATCTCGGTGACGATGGGGGAGCCGGTGGCGCGGCGGGCCAGCTTGAGCAGGTCCAGGCCCTCGCTCCGCATTCCCTGGAAGGAGTAGGGGGAAGTGCGGGGCTTGAACGCGCCGCCGCGCAGCAGGGAAGCGCCTGCATCCTTGACGCGCTGGGCGCAGTAGGTGATCTGCTCCTCGCTCTCGATGCTGCAGGGGCCTGCAATGACGGCGAAGTTGCCGCCGCCGATCTTCACGCCGTTGACATCGATCACGCTGTCGTCGGGGTGGAACTTGCGGTTGGCTTTCTTGTAAGGCTCAGACACGCGGCGGCAGGTCTCGACCACGGGGTTGGCCAGCACCCAGCTCTCGGCAATGGCCTTGGTGTCGCCGATCAGGCCCAGAATGTGGGTGTCGCTGCCCTTGGAGTCGTTGATCTGCAGCCCCATATCCTGCAGCTCGTGGCAGAACTCGCGGACCTGTGCGTCAGGGGCATCCTGTTTCAGTACAATGATCATGGTGGTCGTCTCCTTATCCTTCTCACACAAACGGCACAGGAGACCGGCTCCATTGCCGTGATTTATTTTCGTGAAGTTCAGTTTCCTGAAGCATGGGCCTATGATAACACTTCAGGGAACTGAAGTCAAGAGAAATTTTGAAATTTAGGAAAGAAAGTGGTAGAATAGGGGCAGCCTGAGAGGGTAAGGAGTTTACAAGGAGCGATCATCAATGGGAAAAGAAGCAAAAACGAATGCCATGCGCATCCTGGAACGGGCCAAGGTGCCCTATACAGCCCACGAATATGCCCACGAGGAGGGCGTGGCGGTGGACGGCGTGACCGTGGCCGCCAGCATGGGGGAGGACCCGGCTTGCGTATATAAGACGCTGGTGACCCAGGGCAGCAGCAAAAACTACTTTGTGTTCGTCATTCCGGTGGCGGCAGAGCTTGACCTGAAGGCCGCTGCCCGCAGCGTGGGCGAAAAAAGCGTAGCCATGATCCATGTGGCCGATATCAATAAGGTCACCGGCTATGTGCGCGGCGGCTGCAGCCCGGTGGGTATGAAAAAGCAGTACACCACCGTGTTTGATGAAAGCGTGCTGGCTCAGGAAAAGGTCTATGTCTCCGGCGGCCGCATTGGTACGCAGGTGTGCTGCGCACCCGCCGACCTCATCCGGGCAGCAAGGGCAGCAACAGCGAAGATCATCTTCTAAGGTAAAACGCCCTTACTGCCAATGCAATGACGGAGAGGCTGTACAGAGCGGGGCCTGTCCCAGTGAGATAAAACTTACTTTATTATATTTTCTAAAAAAGTCATACTTAAAAAGAAATACGGTGTCGAAACTGCACAAAACTTTTGAAAGTTTTTTGACGCGGGAGAACACAAGGGAGAAATTGCCCCAAGGGCCTTTGCAAAGTGGAATTTTTGCCGTAAACTGTATGTAGTACAGGGACGGTACCCCGGCGGATGCCGGGTGCCGCCTGAAAAAGCGCAGAGCAAAAGGGGAACTTCAAAGATGAAGATGCTGTCGGGCTTCACAGAACAGAACACCATTCGTGCTGTTCAGGGGCATCGTGCAGCTTTGTGCAAAGCGCTGGGAGAGCATACGCAGAAATAAAGGCCGTGGTGCAGGTGTACCACAGCTTTTTTTTGTTTTGCAGACGGAGAAAGAGAGGTTCGGATATGATTCGGAAAGTTGCAGTGATCATGGGCTCGGACAGTGATTGGCCGGTGGTAAAGGGGGCCTGTGCCCAGCTGAAGGC contains:
- a CDS encoding DUF3783 domain-containing protein, encoding MKAHIARNQNAGIPLALGWNLSAADRGILEGMAPAFGMKLQLVSPADAGRTVAQLLGEVEVKTTRTLVLEPGAYPPALVLANFKDKDVDTLLDLMKQAQVNIPLKAVVTPTSKSWVFGDLLAHLQEEHTAFTAAKETAKA
- the aroF gene encoding 3-deoxy-7-phosphoheptulonate synthase, whose amino-acid sequence is MIIVLKQDAPDAQVREFCHELQDMGLQINDSKGSDTHILGLIGDTKAIAESWVLANPVVETCRRVSEPYKKANRKFHPDDSVIDVNGVKIGGGNFAVIAGPCSIESEEQITYCAQRVKDAGASLLRGGAFKPRTSPYSFQGMRSEGLDLLKLARRATGSPIVTEIMNTEHLPLFENVDLIQVGARNMQNFELLKAVGRQKKPVLLKRGLANTLEEFVMSAEYIMAEGNENVILCERGIRTFETSMRNTLDLAGVVMLHKMTHLPVVVDPSHACGHAWMVPQLAKAAVAAGADGLMIEVHNNPAKAKCDGAQSLTPDQFDELMGFITKEVEFFGKKMN
- the ybaK gene encoding Cys-tRNA(Pro) deacylase, with the translated sequence MGKEAKTNAMRILERAKVPYTAHEYAHEEGVAVDGVTVAASMGEDPACVYKTLVTQGSSKNYFVFVIPVAAELDLKAAARSVGEKSVAMIHVADINKVTGYVRGGCSPVGMKKQYTTVFDESVLAQEKVYVSGGRIGTQVCCAPADLIRAARAATAKIIF